The DNA region GTGGGGGGCCTCCCCGTGCCAACGCTGTACTGGGAGAAGGACGGGATGGCGCTGGACGAAGTGTGGGACAGTAGCCACTTCTCCCTCGAACCTGGCCGCGCCGAGGGCCGCCCGGGCGCGAGCCTGGCGCTGCGCATCCTGGCGGCGCGGCTGCCCGACTCCGGCGTCTACGTGTGCCACGCCCGCAACGCGCACGGCCACGCGCGGGCCGGCGCGCTGCTGCAAGTGCAGCAGCCCCCCGAGAGCCCGCCGGAGGACCCGGACGAGGCCCCCAACCCCGTGGTGGAGCCGCTCAAGTGCGCGCCCAAGACCTTCTGGGTGAACGAGGGCAAGCACGCCAAGTTCCGCTGCTACGTGATGGGCAAGCCCGAGCCCGAGATCGAATGGCACTGGGAGGGCCACCCGCTGCTCCCTGACCGCCGCCGCCTCATGTACCGCGACCGCGATGGCGGCTTCGTGCTCAAGGTGCTCTACTGCCAGGCCAAGGATCGCGGGCTCTACGTGTGTGCCGCGCGCAACTCGGCGGGCCAGACGCTCAGTGCCGTGCAGCTGCATGTTAAAGGTACCGCGGCGCCCCCGGGCGGCcggggccctggggaggggcctCCAGCGCCCTCCCAGACCCTCCTAACTCCAGCCCCACTCAGTGTCCAGAAGACGGTGGGGAGTAAGGGAGGCTAAGTATTAAAATGCCATTTCCCGCCCACCTCGCAACCCCCAGGGATTCGAATTTAGTAGGTCTGCAGGGTACCTACTCCAGGAACTTCTTAGCAAGCTCCCCAAATGATTCTAAGGCAGATGGTGGAAAACCACTCTTAGATAAAGGGCTTTAAGGAATGATTCATGTACAGACCCAGAGGGACCTACAACTCCTGTAGTTCACTGTTTTTCAACCTCTTTGTTATTTCACCAACCTGTCCCCGGATGGAAATCCCATCTGGGGCCCCAATAAATAAGACAGATAAAAAGATCATTTTGTGGGTGTAAACTTCTAAATCCAAATTTATAACATGTACTTATAAAGTCAGTCAGTGAGAACAAGGGGTCTATTTTATTGAATATACACATTTTAACCACACATAACTGGGTCTAGTCTGTGAGCCCTATGGGGAAGGCCTGGTTGCAGGTGTCACATTGAGAAATTCCTGATTCGcaccaaagggagaaaaaaaaaatgccccgcAATTTTTGACTATTCACTCATTAGACTGCTCTCAGGTTTGCAAGAAGAAGAAGGTGAAGGAGAGGAAATTTATATATCAAAGTTGAGTCCCCAACAGTATTTAATAACTGCTTACATTGCTCATAAATAGAAAATTCAGGGAGGGAAAACACCCCAAACTCACACTGGAAGTTAAAGCTCTCCGTAATAGGAGTTCATCACAACTCATGACATTATACCCTCACTAGTTATTACCCAACTTGTTCCCTCAGAGGAAAAAGAGTTGGCAAATCTCCTGACCCCTGCCTGGCACGCAGTGAAGCGTGTGGCACCTGTGCCACAGTGATGGCCTCTTGGGTACAGTTTGAGGCGCACAAACTGGCCAGGCAGGGCTGAACTCTAACCCCCCGAGGAGAGAAAAGCCCCACATGATGACACAGCTTCCCAGAGCCGCATGACAAGACAGACGTGCTTCCCCAGCAGCCCAAGTGAGCCCACTGGCCGCTTCCATcatcctgctttctttttgttaaatgCAGTTTTGAACGTGGTTAAAGTACTTTCAAAACGAAATTCAACTCAGACCTTTGCAGAATTGTGTGTGGTGCCTGTGAAGGGCCCCAGGGAACAATCTGAAAATCACTGATGTGGTCCAAGCCCTTCCATCCCTTTCTCCACTTTACGAGGAAAGAAACTGAGATCCAGGATCATGAAAATGGCCTTGGTCAAGGTGATGTGGCTAGCGAGTGTCAGGGTCAGATGAGAATATGGGTCCCCTGACTTCCCTTCTGGGGGTTTCTCTGATTTCACAATGACTGCTGGCTCTGGGAGAAGAGCAAATGGCCGGAGCTAATGTGGGTTTAGGCAGTAGGTGATGGGAGGAGAGTCTTTCTCCTGGTCGGGCCCTCTCCAGAACCTTCTCTGGTCTCTCCCTTCTTCACAGAGCCTCGCCTCCGCTTCACGAGGCCCCTGCAGGACGTCGAGGGCCGGGAGCATGGGATTGTGGTGCTGGAGTGTAAAGTCCCCAACTCCCGCATTCCCACGGCCTGGTTCCGCGAGGACCAGCGGCTGCTGCCCTGCCGCAAGTACGAGCAGATCGAGGAGGGCACGGTCCGGCGCCTCATCATCCACAGGCTGAAGGCAGATGACGATGGAGTTTACCTGTGCGAGATGCGCGGCCGGGTGCGCACCGTGGCCAATGTGACAGTCAAAGGTCGGCTGGCCAGTGGGAGGAGGCCGAGACCGAGGCAGGCAGATGCCCAGACCCCGGGCTGACGGACTCCCATCCGTGTCTCAGGGCCCATCCTGAAGCGGCTGCCCCGGAAGCTCGATGTTTTTGAGGGAGAGAACGCGGTGCTGCTGGTGGAGACCCGCGAGGCTGGGGTGGAAGGGCGCTGGAGTCGAGATGGGGAGGACCTGCCGGCCACCTGCCAGAGCAGCTCCGGCCACATGCATGCCCTGGTCCTGCCAGGGGTCACCCGAGAAGATGCTGGCGAGGTCACCTTCAGCCTGGGCAACTCCCGTACCACCACTCTGCTCAGAGTCAAATGTGAGGGCCTGAAAATCCCTAGGCAGCCTCCTCAAGGGCTGGACAGGAGGGTCAGGGCTGGAAGGTGATCAGATGCCACAGTCTGGGTTGGCAAAGTGGACTTAAGGTCAGAGGGCTGTGGGAGGCTGGCGCAGGGCTCGGACGCAAACCCTGCCTTTGTCTCAGGCGTCAAGCACAATCCCCCGGGACCCCCAGTGTTGGCAGAAATGTTCAAGGGCCACAAGAACACGGTCCTGCTGACCTGGAAGCCTCCCGAGCCAGCTCCCGAGACCCCCTTCATCTACCGGCTGGAACGGCAGGAGGTGGGCTCAGAAGACTGGATCCAGTGCTTCAGCATTGAGAAAGCTGGGGCCGTGGAGGTGCCGGGAGACTGTGTGCCCTCCGAGGGCGACTACCGCTTCCGCGTCTGCACCGTCAGCGAACACGGCCGCAGCTCTCATGTCGTGTTCCATGGGTCTGCTCACCTCGGTGAGTCGGTCCCGCCAGCCCAGGCTGACAACCGCTGCACCCCAAGTCACACCCTccccatcaccttcctcccttccctggccCTCAGTCCCTGTCCTGTTATATGCCTTCTACCTGCCAgtctctgccctctgccccctggTTCTGATGGCCGAACTCTGTCCCATCTCAGTGCCCACAGCTCGCCTGGTGGCCGGTCTGGACGACGTGCAGGTATATGACGGGGAAGATGCCGTCTTCTCCCTCGATCTCTCCACCATCATCCAGGGCACCTGGTTCCTTAATGGGGAAGAGCTCAAGAGTAATGAGCCAGAGGGCCAGGTAGAGCCTGGGGCCCTGCGGTACCGGATGGAGCACAAGGGCCTGCAGCACAGACTCATCCTGCAAGCTGTCAGGCACCAGGACAGCGGGGCCCTGGTTGGCTTCAGCTGCCCAGGTGTGCAGGACTCGGCTGCCCTCACCATCCAAGGTTCGTGCAGGTGGGGACCAGGGTGGGCAGAGAGGGTCAAGACACAGAAGTCCCGTTAGCACAATGAGACAGATGCTATTGCTGCTTCTCACACCTGGGCCAGGAGAGTAAGGGGCATCCATGGTGAGCTAGCTCAGGTAGAGGGCTCAGTGATCCCGAGGTTCAGTTTCAACTCGTGCGCAACATATGGGGGACCCCTGGTTATCCAGCATCATAGCGAAATTCTCTGGGGCACTTTGTGCAGGGTTCTGTCATGTGTGTTATCTCAGAGACACAGACCTCGGCTCCGGGTCCCTGACTGCTTCCTGGCCTATCGCGTAACGGCTGACGCTATCGGAGCAActctctgtgtgccaggcacaatcCTACATCGCTTTGTATATGTTAATTAGCACAATCCTCTCAACAGCCCTACAGGATGGGTTCTTTTGTCATCCCGTTTtacaagtggggaaactgaggcacagagaagttcagtgacttgcccaaagtcacagagctaacgAGTGCTGGTGCTGGATTATGAACCCAGGCGGTCTGGCTTCAGAATCACACTCTGCCACCTGGGgaaagagggcaggagagggaatGAGGCCTCCCCGAGGACGACAGATCTTGGTGGGGGTCTGAAAGTGCAGGGAACATGCTGGCATTTGCCATTGCACCATTGCTGGAGTTTGTACGGCCAGTCAAGGAATTCCTCAGTGCCCAAGTGCAGGGCCTTGAGGTGGTTAGCTGCCAGCATCCCAAGAGGAGGACAAAGTGAGAAATAACCAGCAACCAGAGCAGCGTTTCTAAAGTGCAACCCAGGTTCACTAACATCAGAGTCATGTGGAGGCTGGTCTATAATGCAGATTCCCGGGCCCCTGCACGCTTGGGGGGAGGAGcctaagaatctgcattttcagcaggctccctgggaaTTCTTATGCACACTAAAACCACTGCTCTTAAGAGTTGGTCTTAagcctaaaactttttttttttttttttgtctgcgccatgcggcatgcgggattttagttccccgaccagggactgaacccgtgacccctgcattgggagcgtggagtcttaaccactggaccaccagggaagtcccagcccaaaactaatttttaaaaccagCAAATGCATCGATGGCAATCATCCAGCCTGATGTGCCCACCCCCCTACCCTGAGCACATACCCTGGAGTGGGGTGTTTATTGGGGTAGCAGAGCACAACTAGGGTGCCGCACATGACCACACCTCTCCCCAAGCAGAGAGCCCGGTGCACATCCTGAGCCCCCAGGACAAGGTGTCGTTGACCTTCACAACCTCGGAGCGGGTGGTACTGACCTGTGAGCTCTCCCGGGTGGACTTCCCAGCGAGCTGGTACAAGGACGGGCAGAAGGTGGAGGAGAGCGAGTCGCTGGTGGTGAAGATGGATGGGCGCAAACACCGCCTGATCATGCCTGAGGCCCAGGTCCAGGACAGTGGCGAGTTTGAGTGCAGAACGGAAGGGGTCTCAGCCTTCTTCAGCGTCTCCGTCCAAGGTCAGGGACCGTGGCGGCCTGGGCTCCCCCAAGCTGAGGCTGACCCTGGGGGCTGTGTAAACCCTGCCCCCCTGGTCTGCCTGCTCGGGGGTCCCTTCCGAAGGGCCCTAGGGGGCAAGGGGACATGTTTGCAGATCACACTGCCCATGCACCACCCTCCAGCACACTTGGCCCCCATGTAGCCTTTGCGGGTGGGAAAGTGGGGGGGCCTCAGTTCAATtaagggaagggaggtgggagctAACATTTGTTAGGCACCTGCTAGCCAGTTCCTATGCTGTATACTTCAAATGTACACTTGCATTCAGTGTTCACAACTATGTGAGGGGCAGTACCTCTCCATTCACAGATGAAGCagctgaggtttagagaggttatGCAACTTGCTCACGATCACACGGCAGCAAATACCCTAGCTGGGTTCACACCCAGGACTGCCTATCCCACTGCCCCAGGCGGCCAGGGTCAAAAGGAAGTTTTAGGTGCAGTGGTCCAGAGGCTCTCAGAAGCCAGTACATGTCTGGCTGCTTCGGAACCACCCTGGAAGCCGTAAGTGCATAGGCTCCTCCAGGCCTCCAGAGCCAGAATATCCAGGACAGAGCCTGGAGATCCACTCTGGGAGAACAACTCAGGAACCACTGATCCAGCTCCATCTTCTCACTTTGAGTGGCCCCATTGCCAGAAGGTCCTCTGGCCCCTGCCTGAATGTACCAGTGATAGGGAGCGCTGCCCCACGGTATCACCACTAAATTGTTCCCACCTCTTCCCGGTCCTGCGATCAGCCCTCCGGGGGCTTCCTTGAAAAAGCAGCAAGTACGGCCCTGATGTGACCTCCTCTCAGCCTAGACAAagccctctgtgtccccagccaACCCCCTCTGATCCTCTGGGAACTCACAGAGCCCTCCAGTGCCATGTGATCTGTCACACCTCACCTGCCACGCCCTCAGTCATCCGTGTCATTGCCCCAGAGCACCCCACCCCAGCCAAGCAGCCAGTGTGCACTCATGTCTcctgttttggggtatctgtgtgACCCCATCTCTGCTCCCCCCAGACCCCCCCGTGCACATCCTGGATCCCCGGGAGCACGTGTTTGTGCACGCCATAACCTCCGAGTGCGTCATGCTGACCTGTGAGGTGGACCGGGAGGACGCCCCCGTGCACTGGTACAAGGACGGGCAGGAGGTAGAAGAGAGCGACTTCGTGGTGCTGGAGAACGAGGGGCCCCATCACCGCCTGGTGCTGCCCGCCGCCCAGCCTCCAGATGGGGGCGAGTTCCAGTGCGTCGCTGGGGACGAGCGCGCCTACTTCACCGTGACCATCACAGGTGGGGCTCCAGGCAGTCCACAGGAGGGGGACGGTGtgccctgcccctgcctgggCAGCTGGTACACTCCTGGGCCACTGTTCCCAGCCCCTGCTTCCCTTCCCCTAGCTTTCTCCCCAAACCATGCTCTGCACCCTGAGGTTCAGTCACCCGCAGAAAAGGCATTGTCATAAACACACCAGTCACAGCTACATCAGTCAAAGGAAAGCCTGCCTTCTCTGTTCTGAAGATCTTCCAAGGGGAGCTTTAGGGGTGGCAGTGCTACCACAGGGCAGGGTCTAGGGTGGGTGCGCCCAGGCACTAGAGGGGTCAGAAGGTCTGAGGCCTGCAGGAGACCCCAGCTCCATCTGGGCGCCCAACCCTCCTCTCTCCAGTCCTACCCTTCGTATTGTCCCTGTCCCAACCCAGAGAATGTAAAGAGTTTCTACAGCCGAGGCCGACACCACAGTCCCCACTGTGCCACTGTGCCCCAACTGTGACTGACTGTCCGAGCAGCTGTGAGCCATGGTCCGAGGGAAGACCCTCTTCTTCAACACACAGCCCACCTTCCAGGAGTAGGGAACAGGCGTGGATCAGCTGGGGCAGCCAGGCACCTCGGCCCCAGCCCCTGACGCCCGGCCACAGCTGTCCCTGTCCCCCAGATGTCTCCTCGTGGATCGTGTAT from Lagenorhynchus albirostris chromosome 6, mLagAlb1.1, whole genome shotgun sequence includes:
- the OBSL1 gene encoding obscurin-like protein 1 isoform X4, which produces MKAGSGDQGSPPCFLRFPRPVRVVSGAEAELKCVVLGEPPPIVVWEKGGQQLAASERLSFPADGAEHGLLLSGALPTDAGVYVCRARNAAGEAYAAAAVTVLEPPAPEREPQPAERPRPPPGAGEGAPVFLTGPRSQWVLRGAEVVLECQVGGLPVPTLYWEKDGMALDEVWDSSHFSLEPGRAEGRPGASLALRILAARLPDSGVYVCHARNAHGHARAGALLQVQQPPESPPEDPDEAPNPVVEPLKCAPKTFWVNEGKHAKFRCYVMGKPEPEIEWHWEGHPLLPDRRRLMYRDRDGGFVLKVLYCQAKDRGLYVCAARNSAGQTLSAVQLHVKEPRLRFTRPLQDVEGREHGIVVLECKVPNSRIPTAWFREDQRLLPCRKYEQIEEGTVRRLIIHRLKADDDGVYLCEMRGRVRTVANVTVKGPILKRLPRKLDVFEGENAVLLVETREAGVEGRWSRDGEDLPATCQSSSGHMHALVLPGVTREDAGEVTFSLGNSRTTTLLRVKCVKHNPPGPPVLAEMFKGHKNTVLLTWKPPEPAPETPFIYRLERQEVGSEDWIQCFSIEKAGAVEVPGDCVPSEGDYRFRVCTVSEHGRSSHVVFHGSAHLVPTARLVAGLDDVQVYDGEDAVFSLDLSTIIQGTWFLNGEELKSNEPEGQVEPGALRYRMEHKGLQHRLILQAVRHQDSGALVGFSCPGVQDSAALTIQESPVHILSPQDKVSLTFTTSERVVLTCELSRVDFPASWYKDGQKVEESESLVVKMDGRKHRLIMPEAQVQDSGEFECRTEGVSAFFSVSVQDPPVHILDPREHVFVHAITSECVMLTCEVDREDAPVHWYKDGQEVEESDFVVLENEGPHHRLVLPAAQPPDGGEFQCVAGDERAYFTVTITDVSSWIVYPSGKVYVAAVRLERVVLTCELCRPWAEVRWTKDGEEVVESPALLLQKEDTVRRLVLPAVQLEDSGEYLCEIDDESASFTVTVTESYQSQDSSNNNPELCVLLKKPKTRRLWSRFPPWRRTAGAE